The segment gatgggtaattgggttgattgtttgattgtttaaacataataactatattattgtgggttgaaaaccctatgtactcaccaggtttcgcaacctgacccactcagtttatttatatcacaggtgacgatatgaagtgacattacactgagagatttaaagagatgtagatcactagtgtaaataattgtaagttccgtttatgcttatgtatctgtattaacgatgacatcccaaacgttttaagatgaataaaatacgtttcttcgaaaatgttttaataacgtatttatcgtgtttttctgggaacaaattccgcaacgtttttatgaaaagaagcactctgatttttacaaagcataaacaaaatcagtcttttctggccgtgattttggggatgtcacagttcccTTGCTAGTATTAGAAAACAAGTTATGTTATCTAAATCATCCTGAACATTCAATATAACAATTGTAAGACAAaaggcactactagaaaaatagccttttgcTAATGAGAATGCTTTTGGCAAAAAGACTTCACTCTATCAAGAGCTTCTTCAAGAGAAGATGGGCCTGCAGCAAAAGTTACACGAATCTAGTTTTTCAAACCTACAGTAAGTCTTGCAAAACCCAAAAAGAAAAGTCAAAGTGgtatattactatattatatggTTGTTTGTATTAAGATAAGAATATGTGTATCTACATGAGAACGAATAAATTGCCATAAAAAATCaccagccaaacctgaacataaTTTTAGGTGCACTGAGAAAAGTCAAAGGGGTATTTGAATAGAAAAAAAAGGGACATCAAGATTCCCCTGTAAAACATTTGGCAAGTTTAGCCTTTGACCAAGCTGGGTAGCAATTGTTGACTTTCCAACACACATTGTGCCACATACAAGAATAACTTGTCATCATCTTGTAAATACAAAAGAATGATTTAATTACTAAATTAAGAATTTATAAAAGGGGACAAAAGGGGAGTTAGGAAATACCTTGTCATCATCTTGTAACGATTTATATATTCTTGCCCATAGCCCCGCCTTTCCATGAGCTGCAATCAAATTCATAATTATGGTTATGCCTTTGATTTGAAAGTGGCATACTGTAAAAACTTAGACATGGCTAAAATGGAGATaacagggatatatatatatatatatatatatatatatatactttaaacAAATTAGCTTCCATATCAGATTGAGAGCTGCAAAAAAACTAATATATGAGATTTAAAGAGACATATGTTAAGTAGTATTTGGAGGATGTAATATGATGACATATACGGAGTTGATGGAAGGGATGCCTTTTGTTCTTAGTTGATCCCTTAAAACGCCTCTAATCAAAACtcaaaccaaaaataaaatagaTTAAAGTGATTGCACAACAAAGAGCTATAGATTATTTGAGCAAAAACTATTTGGTTTGAGATTCACAAGAAAGGGTAATAAGGTAAAATTTGAATATTGTCAAAGGGCGGAGCTTGTAGGAGAAACATACTAGAGTCGGCAGAGCAACTGTGAAATTTGTGAGATTCAAATTCTGAGTGTTGTAAGGCACAAGTGTTGATTCTATAGATGCAATTACAGAGTAATGTCCGTAGAGTGTTGGTAACCACGACTCGTGTTAATTTGGTGTTATGATGAAATCAAAGAAGGTTTGGAATGGCTCATTCCATTGTTTTGCCTGACAGAATGTAATTGACCATTCCCTTCCAATATTGCTAATTTTCATTCCACGATCAAGaggtgtttttttttcctttcattcCTTCATGGAATGAAATGAGAATTTGCAATATAACTCATTTTATTAATGTAATTTCTAGAgacacttttttttaattattttcatgATTTATATGACTTGCATTTTTATTTCTAGAAGTAACTAAAAAATATATAGTTTTTAGTATAATCTTATTTGGATTTTAATAAGCTTTCATTATGTTTACTTTTAATTTGTAAATAAAAATTCATCAGCTATAATAATATAACATAAATGAGTAGAGTCAAAACTACATATTATATttacatataatataataaatCCATATGTAAATTCAATACAGGTCAACCAAACATATGCAGTGACTTATTCCATTACCTTGTTCATTAGCTATAAAGTCTTACCAGAGAGTGCTTGATCTCCTAAACAAACTATGAAAATGTTGAGTCAGCTTTTTGCTGGATTTCATGGCTGGAATCACTTAACATGTTAAATAAACCAAAACTTTCAGTTGTGTATGCAAAATGATGGTTGGAATCATATTAAAGGATCTCCACATGTCAACTGAGTCCAACAAAGTTGTGCATGCAAAATGATGGGAATACCCTTTAACTATGAAGTGGGATCAATTACCATCAACAAAATCAGGAAGAAACCGATCAAATGATGTTGATAAATGATGTTGAAAGTTGGAAGGAATGAATAGATGATGGTAGATTTGTAAAATGATAGGACTTAATGGGACAACTTCTATTAAGTCTTTCTTTCTATATAATGTATTTGTTAAAAGGAAACAACTAAGCCGTACTTACTTGAAAAACAACACCAAAAGAGTCGGTCCCATTCACATGCTCTGCTGTGTAGCTCACAGTCTGTCACTTCCTTGCAACAACTCTGACAACTTCACATACATAAATCAAAATATCTACAAAATTCCAATGAACTATTGGTTATTACCTTCTCCTGCAGCAATAATGGAAAGGGCATGGGTAGGAGATTATACAACTTCTTCTTTTACACCATAACAGAGGTTCCCTGTAACAATAATCATTGCATAAATTATTTACTTCTGGTAAAACACATACAACAACCAAAAACATCTTCACTTTAATAAAACATGATGATGATCCAAAATAAAATGCACAATGGGTTACCTGTATTCTTGAAACTGTAAAAAATAAGGTATTTCAAACTTGATGCGAATAAGAGCTTTTCTCTCAGGTACCGAGTCTTCAGTTGTAATACTCGAAAGTCTGAACTCTTCTCTTAACATGTATTCCTACAGCATTCATTCAAACCtctcaatatcataacataaataaCTTTATACAGGTTTGGAGATATTCATATTTCATAATTCATACCAGTATTCATATTTCATCATTCAAGAAGAaagaaacaactctaataaacttcatgtaagaaaatagaaaaataatatataCCTTTTTTAAAAGAACCATGTTTGGGATACTCACACTTCCGGTTCGAAGATGAGGTTCAAGAATATGGAAGCTTATGGTGGTAGGAGTGTGAAGCAGTGATGTGATTTTAACAGTGGTGTGTATCTGTGATTGCAACACAGAGAGGGAGGAGTGTGGTGGCTGAGCGATGTTAATAGAGAACAACATTACATGCTTCCTTCTGCAGACATTTATCCCAATTTCCCCTTTCGTCTCTcactctagaaaccctaatccctctGCCACAATGAACACCATTACAGTTTCCACGCCGCCTTGAAAGCCCTAACCTGAATCTCTCGATCACAAGCTACTGAACTCCACAACCTACACACGCACGCCGACCGTGCTAGATCTACCACCAGAAGCTTTTCGAAGATCGTACGCAGGATATCTTTACAAATTAAAGCCGCAAAATTGGAATTCATCGGAGATATGGTGGTATATGAGTCATCGCCGGTAATTGACGACGCCATGGAAGAGGATGAGGGGTGTAGGGTTGGGGTTTGTTGTTGTTGGAGTTATTTGAAGAAGCGTATATAGAAGGAAGCAGTTCAAGGAATAGTGCAAGAAAACTGTTGGCGGGTATTCTCAAGAACAGCAgagagatgaagaaggtgaaattaCAGTAGCGATGAAGTAGATGAATGGAAATCAGAAGCCCTTTTTCTTGATTGAGATGATGAAGTCGAGATATGGAGATGAAATCGTAACCTTCGATCTTTGATTGAGAAGTTGCACAACAGTGTGAGGAGAATGAAAGATGCGTGAAAATGCTTAGGGTAGGGAGGGtagcgggcttttctaattttttggcttttcttttcccgcttgtaattaaggaacgcgcgttcattaaaattataaagcgacacatacAGAAGATGCGCATTTAAGAggcagcgccctccgtgtttttttcttttgacactaatttaaaggcacacaataatgcgtgacctaaatccttaaattttctgaagaggtgacacttttttaatgtcactcttgTTTGCGTAACATAGATTAATGAGTGTCATgatttgcacgtcgtaaaaggctatttttctagtagtgatactAATTTTAAAGCTAAGGACCTGAACTTCATTCATGTAgaatagttttgaaaaataaggTGCTAAAGGACGGAAAAAGGTCTCCAACAGACCATAACTTCTatgtaaaaatatgaaaaattaacCCATGAACCATTTGTATTTTCGGGTATCATATAACCATAACTTAACTATATTTTGCCTTTATTAAGAAGGTTGAAGTTGAGCTGGTGTAAAGGGTATCTTGGGCTACTTGAAGGGTGTTTGATCATTGGAGGTGAGTTCCTCACTTCATAACCATAGGGGATTATATGCCTACTATTAGGTCGGGTGAGACTAAGAAACACTAAGTCCATGGATTCGACGGCTAAATACAGAGTCCTTATTTGGGTGTTGTTTGGGATGTGTTCCAAAATAGACATGAGACGTATGGTCTTAATGTTTATATATTATAtggatgtttgcatatttctttATGACATGTGATATAGGAGTAGGGTGTAATACTTTTATTGTTATATGATGTTTCAatttactaagcttcgtgcttaccctttcctttataaataattattataGGTACATCAGGTACGAATGATGATTTAGCTTAACTGTACACTGTCGTGGTTGAAGATTGGGTCCTTGTCAGAAACTCTTGATATGGGATTTAATGAATATTAGGTCTCCGTTGTTGTTTTGAATTATAAATTGATTAATATTGTTGAAAGTATGTTTTGACTTTGAAATGTTATTTGAATACTTGAAACATAACACTTTTGGTTAATTAAAGGATTTGATggtatttattataaatataaatgttttcaaaagtttaaatttattgtaatttttgggacattacatctTGTCACATGttattttttggttattttaattttttttagatatcaatttatatattaattaatctgtGTAGTATATGTATCTCACACCTAGTttgtttaataaataaaaaataattaccaaaaaaataaaataaaatattacattACGATTTAAAATAAGAACAATATTATATATTCTTAATGTTAGTTTTATTTCAGTTTATAGTAATTTTTAGCAaacttttaaaaagaaatttaaaattttttccaTCGGATATCATAAGTTGTCGGTTGGTTTTCATTTTTCTAATACTTCATTGTTGTAATATTCTTGAAAGTGTTGTAGTATATAAAACAAAACTAGTATTTCACAATGGTGTGTGTTGCATTAGAGAACTTCTTTAGAAATTagatcataaaaatataaaaataaggtTTTTATATTAATAATTATTTACGGTGAAGACCGGCAAAagtaaaatttgaaaatatatCATATTTGCTATAATACTAAAAAtaacaattaataaaaaaatataattaataaagttaatattaatgaaaagaaaaaataaaaaacaaattttgcaagagacaaaaaatatatttttaaaatatagaaTCGTCACTTACAAAATACCAGTAATATAACTTTATAGTAATAATTAACcaataatataaatttatagTAATAATTAGGTATGAAAactattaattaaaaatcattgaGGCAAAAGAGTGTAAATATAAAGTTTGTTAAGAGTGAATAAAATTGCTATTTCCAAGCATAAGGTTATTTGTAGGAATAAGTAAAAGAAAATGAACATGACTCACACACACAAAGTTGCAAATTAATATACGTctaatttattatttatgtattttcttactaattaatatatatatatatatatatatatatatatatatatatatatatatatatatatatatatatatatatatatatatatatatatatatataaaagttagacTCAAAAGTTTATGGATAACATGGATGTGTTTATAGTGTAACCTTTTTATGACATTAAGTTGTTATTTTTTTATGGATTCGGTCATCATCACCTCTATTAAGTCTATTTCGATATTTATGTATTACTATTCCTTGTTTCGTCGGCAACTATTTTTTAGTCGTAATAATTTTCAAGTACAAAATAAACCAATGATAAAATTCAACAACAGATTTAAAAGCATCAAGGATTTTGCTAATGAGGTGTAATTTCATGATTTTTTTGGATTAAGAATCATGCTTGTAAAGTGAGGCGTTTAATTGGTTTGCTTAGTGTATGGACCCTAGTTGGGTTTACGTGTAATTCATGTACCTCTAGCttctttttaatatatttcttGTTGTTCAATAAGAAAAGTGATCAAATTCAAGCACATGcaggaaaagaaaaaagaaaaaaaaaaaaaaaaaaaaaaaaaaaaaaaaaaaaaaaaaaaaaaaaagtagtgtCCTAATCTTAGCCCCAATCCTCACCACCCAACCACTAAAAGGAGTAGGACATatcaataatttttttcattCTTAAAACCTTCTATAAGTAGGGAAGTGTAACACACTAATTTCCACATCCCTCTTCCATATATTTCATTTTGTACAAACAGGTGAAAATGGCTCCGAGAGCTTTCCTTCTTCTTACTCTAGCTTTTGCTGTTGTCCTTCTCATTACCTCTGAAGTGGCTGCAGCTACGGAGTTGGCTGAAAACACTGACAGTAAATGAATTCTCTCTTAcgtgttttatttttaaaaagcgTATAAATATTGCAATTTATTAACACTTAAAGTTGTAGGTGAGTATAAGCCCGGTGGACATGGAGAACACATCGTAGGCGGTAGAATGGGAGGGCATAACAAAGGTGGTATGCGTAAAGATGATCCTGTATATGGGGGTAAAGGCTGCAGGCATGGTTGTTGTTCCGGTAAATATTCCAAGGTTAAAGGAGGGTGTAAGTGTTGCAAGACATTTGTAGAGGCAGCCGCTTACAAACAAACTCAAAACTAATGGAAGCCCCAAGAGAGAACCATCTTTACAGTCATATACTAAAAAGATGTTTCACAATGCAATTATGCATTATGTAGTGCTTATGTGTAAAACAAATAATTAGCGTGACTTCTTTCGATGGAAGTATGCACTTAATATGTACCATAAAATAAGAGAACTTTGAGCTCTTATGTCCAAAAATATATCGTTTTCAATGTCTTGTTTTAATTCTTTcgttttttcttaaaataacaatatatatatatatatatatatatatatatatatatatatatatatatatatatatatatatatatatatatatatatatatatatatatatatagagagagagagagagagaggtttcgttgaaattaagaataaaatagagatcttgatATTCAACCTCAACCACATATTTCACATCTTCCGTTCTAACTTTCCGGCGTACTGGCGCGACATGTCTGTTATAATCATACATGATTATATAGCACTGTCTGTTCCTTTCTCCTCCGCCGCCattcccaccaccaccaccactactaccaccaccTTTGACACCAGCCGACCAAACCACTATCACCTTCATCACTTATACGACCGCCACCTTTGTCGTCACCATCTTTTATGCCACCAAttatcataatcatatatgattactcaatctgtgaacaaacatatatgtataatgaTTTATGATGACATACACGTATAAAGTCTTTATTCATCaaatttgaccttaaatatttttatttgtgttatgtattagttgatgaaacttataacaatgaaaaaacatttaaaacacaatccattaatttattttttcataaaGTATTATATATCTAAAACACAAATATTTAAGGTTAAAGTTGAAGGATACATACTTTAAAAGTCAAAACTGGACAATAAATATGGGACGATGATAGTACATATCTTctaagctaataaatgaatatcatttTTTCCAAATATCATGTTTTCATTaaatttgacacatgtcatttttaggATCTTTTGAATTATTTctttttcacttgtcattttcttgtatttttcaattttcttaaatttaaaatccaCATTTTATTATGTAAGCTAGATCTTTAtattaaattttagaaaaaatgTTTTACATTTTTTCATGTTTCAAATCTCCTAGAATATGTTGAATTACTTATTTTATTCACTATATCTATTCTATTTAtgtaaaattgttattttaaaaaatttgtaaTTCGTACAActttatattaaatttttatttttaataaacacatgtattacatgagtcttacacttagtgtgtgtgtgtgtgtatatatatatatatatatatatatatatatatatataagatcaaatgagaaccaaCAAAGATTAGGAGCTCTAGGAATCATTATTTGTAGCTTCTTATTAAGGGTATATTTGTCAATTCTAGGTTCTTGTTTTTTTGTAAGCTTTTAAAGCAATGTGGGAAAAATGGCCATTTTGAGACCTTTAACTTTACAAGCTAACATTTTGATAAGAATTCCAACACTTTTTCATTTATATAAGATCTAGTAGATCTGATACAATCAGCCACTCTCAAACTCACCCACCAAAACAACTTTAACACTACCTCTTGACGCCGTTGATGTCCGCCCCACTTCCACCCCGCCAGAATCGAAATCGGCACCAATGCTGCTAGTGTCATAgctccttaatttttttttttgttatcttCTCCAAGTCTTACTCTGATCAAATTAATGCAAGCTTAGACGACAATATTATTGAGACAACATGTTATCTTCAGCGACATACCTTCTTCGGCGACTTCAACTTCTTCAAAGAAGCTCGTGAACATCGTTAGTTTTATTGCCCGACCCCTTGTTCAAGAACTTTAGAAGGAACCCTAGACCTATAACTTCATCTATGACTCTATCACATTAGAAGTGATGTGGTCCAGATCTATAATATCTAGCTATAGATCTACGATCTTCGACAACAAATCTACAGTTTACACCTCTAGATCTATGTTCTGCAATTTATGCATCTAAATCTATGAATCCTGACGAGATTGATGGACCAGATCTGATGTCGTGGTCAACCCCCGTCGTTGTGGTTGCACCATCGCTCCAGTGAAAGACAATCAACTCGTGTCCATCCCTTTCTCTCTGATTTCAGGTGAAACACCACCTGATCTTCATCAAGCATGtcaatttttattttgattggtttTCCTTTTGTTAAGATGTGAATTCAATTTTTTAATCTCTCTTTTGTTGTTTACTTTTGTTAATGTTAGTTTTAAGTGCTATTAAGTTTTGAATGCATTACTATTAAGTTGTGAAACCAAGTTTGTTTTCTTATTTATTATGATTTATGCATAGAATTGTTGTTCACAACTTAGGTTTTTTTAGCTATTCTGTTGTGAATTGAATTTAAAATGTGCTATAGTGTTAGTGTTTTCTCAAATAATGTGAATCTATTTAAGCTGTGAATTGTGATGTTTTACTATTTAACTAATTGTTTAGTCATGTTAATGTTAGTTTTAACTattattaataagaaaatataaggGTTTTTTTGTGAATACaccatttttttaagttttaagatgtgaatttatgatttttttatatgttttaagctATGAATgcatgttttatatttattttttctacTTACATGTGTTGTAGATCTTtatgatgcaattttttttttgattgttTTTTCTTTTGTTAAGGTGTGAATTTAACTTTTTAGTCTTTCATTTGTGTTTTCTTTTGCTAATCTTTGTTTAATTGCTATTAAGTTGTGAATCCAAGTTTCTTTTCTTATTTTCATAATCTatgattaaacatgtcattgaatagttcaatgtatATCGACATATTTAGGAATTTCATAAAGATTGGAATTAGTAAAGTGCATTACCTACCTAATACAAATTCGGAAATTGATTATGACATCATTCTTCTTATTACAAACTTAAAATATGGTTCCTAGCCATATATATTTATTTGTCTTAAAGTATTAAGGATTGACACAATTACCTAAAACTTTATCTCTTATTATATATGGCTAGAAATGGTGGTCTCCCTTCTCCTCCTCCACCCACTCAAAACTCAAATTGCACTATTCTGTCAATTCTGTCAAAAGAAAAGCTTACTGGTCCAAACTACATGGACTTGATGCGAAATTTGAAGATGACATTTAGCTATGAGAATAATAAGTATGTTCTTGAAATCCTTTTTCTTGAAATTAATAGTGTGACTGCTACTATTTAGAAAATTGTTAGACATAAACAACATGTTGATGTTGCCACTAAGGTCGCTTGCATAATGATTACAACCATAACAAATGATCTGTAAACGTCCTATAAGGACTATTGCCCCTATGAAGTGAGCTTGACTCTTTCTCAAATGCTCGACAAGAAATCGAGACAAGAGTGTTATGTGGTCATCAAATCCATAATGGCATGCAAGCTGAAAGATAGGGAATTTATGTGTGCTTATGTGTAAAAGATGCAAAGACACGTGGAAAGACTAGAATAGATCAATGTTAATTTAGACTAGAAGCTGGCCATTTATATGATCCTCAACACCTTACCACTtagttatgatatgtttatcatATCTTATCATGTCAACAACACATAAACGACATTACTTGAGCTACATAGTCTGTTGCAAACTGCTAAAGCTAGATTGAAGAAGTCTTATTCCACATTTATTGAAACTAACCCTGTCCTATCCATTCAATACGGAAaggggaagaaaggaaaggattTATCCTAACCCAAGTGGAAAGGGAATGCCCATATTGGAGAGTCAATTGGTAGGTCAAAGGGAAAAGTCAACTTTGATGCTCCTCTTGTTAATAATCTGAAAGTGGTCGTGTGCTTTCACTGTGGctagaagggacattggaagagaagttttCCAAAATACTTACAAGAAGTAAGAAAAGCAAAGAGCGAGTTTTTTGTCTCTACATCTGGTATGTAGTCTATACAAATCAATAACACTCAACTTTCAAATTCTTCgatccttgatataggatgtggtttccaTATTTGTTTTAATATGTAAGGACTAAGGGAAAGTCTATCACATGCTTTTCATAGCAGCTATTACTATGtgaaaatgaaaatgaatttgtgaagAAAGTGTGGAAATTATATAAGAATGCAAGAAAATAGCAAAATACATTTTTATATTGTGTAAAATTTGATAAGAAGGAAATCTCTATtctaatctactataataaatgaaggttttttgccacatgtcctcttctcatttATTTCgacacatggcattttctagaattcttaaattttctattttccacttgtcattttattgtatttttcattttattaaattaaaattccacatttaatagataaggtaatatatatgtaaagtactagtttataacctgtaggaaccacggttacaaaataaattatattttcatAGTAAAAATTCTAAAATTATTTGTCAATTATTTTAGATAAatcattaattaagagatataccaaaattttaaagttattataacttcaaaaataacatataataattagaaaaaaataaatttgaacttTGAAATGTTACCTAATATATCTCTTTGACATGTGGTATAATATTAATGAAGAGTTGTATTAAAGTGACACATGGAAAatggagattaaaactattcttttattagaatagagatttattagaaatggtttatatatgtaatgtattcaatacattaaagtctcattgattttaataattcaaaaaatttcttatttttcttataaattcaaactattcaaattattaaaatttcatatttattttttttaattaaactcatgtaatacatgggtctcacagcTAGTAAAAGAATAGGTTTAATCTCATATTGACAAATGTCATATAATTAGAGCTCCTTATCAATGGTATATATCACCAATTATGCcatttgtcaacctattaattatccaattcaaaatttaaaatttaaatttccactataattacatttaattaattaataattgattatccactttaaattttaaatattccactctaattatattaaattaataattgattcatcatttttaattaagttttaaattttctcACTGTAATTATGTTAAATtcataacattagattaaaaaataaaataaaattagtacaaattataaggtgatataacttcaagtaattatttaaatcaacagttataattttatataactaaaaaatatcacttaagtaataattttttttaaataattgattaataattttaattaattttataaccgtgtttctcacgggttataaactagtaactAAATAAAAGGTTTATAGACTCGAAATATGATCACTAAGATTTTTAAAAGATCCGAGATGACATCTCTTTAATGCAGTAGCAATTGTAACGATCTAAAATAAATCAGAATACCACGTAA is part of the Lactuca sativa cultivar Salinas chromosome 7, Lsat_Salinas_v11, whole genome shotgun sequence genome and harbors:
- the LOC111902836 gene encoding glycine-rich protein; the protein is MAPRAFLLLTLAFAVVLLITSEVAAATELAENTDSEYKPGGHGEHIVGGRMGGHNKGGMRKDDPVYGGKGCRHGCCSGKYSKVKGGCKCCKTFVEAAAYKQTQN